The Myxococcus virescens sequence AGCTCCGGCAGGTTCCGAGCGCGCTCGTAGAGGACCACCAACCGGTCCACCAGGGCGGGGTTGCCCGGAGACAGCTCCAGCGCGCGGCGGTAGAGCGGGGTGGCCGCGCCCGCGTCGCCCAGCCCTTCGTCATACGTGCGCGCCAGCTCCAGCGTGAAGCGGGCCCGCGGCTCCGGCGGCAGCTCCTGCTGGAGCAGCTTGTGCAAGCAGTCCACCGCGCCCGCCCAGTTGCGCGCCTGCGTGTGAAGCCCGGCCAGGCGCTCCAGCGCCTCCAGGTGACGGGGCAGGGTGGCCAGCACCGTCTGGTAGTGCGCCGCGGCCCGGCTCGGGTCATTGAGGTGCGACGCGTACAGGTTCCCCAGCGTCATGTGGAACTGCGCCAGGACGCGCGGGTCGCCGCCGAGCTGCACGCGCTGGCTCAGCATGGCCGCGGCCTCGGGGTACTGCTGCGCCTCCAGCAGCAGCGCCCCACGCAGCTCCAGCGCCTCCGGGTGCCCCGGCTGCGCGGACAGGGCCTTCTCCAGCAGGGCCAGCGCCCGCGCGCGGTCATTCAGCGCGGTGTGGTGCAGCCGCGCCGCGCTGACGAACGCCGTGGCCGCCGCCAGTCCGTCCCGTTGCGCGAGCTTCGCTTCGGCGCGCCGCTCCTGCAGGGCCGCCAGGTCCGCGGAGCCACCGCGCTGCGCCAGCAGTTCCTCCAAGCCCGCCTGAGCGCCCGCGTGCAGCGGATCCTTCTCCAGCGCCTGCCGGTACAGCGCCGTGGCGCCGTCCGCGTCATTCAGCCGGCCCACGGCCAGCTTCGCCGCGCCGATGAGCGCCTCGATGGCGCCACGCGGATCGCGCGACACCTGGGCCTCGGCCTCCAGGGCGGCGCGGGCTCCCGCGAAGTCGCCCCGCTTCAAGGCCACGCGGCGAGCTCCCTGCATCGCGGGCAGGCACTGCGGCTGGAGCTCCAGGGCCTGCCGGTACAGCGCCGCCGCCCTCTCCAAGTCGTTGAAGCGCGTGTCCGCCAGCTCGGCGGTGCGCAGCAGCATCTCCAGGGCCTCGTCGGCGTCCTGCGCGGATGCCAGCCGCATGGTGTACAGGCGCGCCAGCCCCGCGGCGTCACCCGCCTGCCGCAAGCCGCGCTCCAGCACGAAGGCCAGCCGCGCATCGCCCGGGTCGGCCTCGAATGCGCGCTTGTAGGCCTCCAGCGTGCCCTCGGCGGGGCTCTTGTCCAGGTCCACCGCGGCGGACAGCCGCAGGGCCATGGCCAGCCGCGGGTCATTCACCCGGTCGGCGATGCGCTGGCGCAGCTCGGCGCGGCGCGGCCGGTCCGAGGCGCGGATGCGCTCCAGCAGTGTGAGGGCGGTGAGGTTGCCGGCGTCCAGCGTCAGCACGGCCTCGCAGCACTGGGCCGCGCGGGAGGGCTCCTGGAAGCGGTCCAGGTACAGCCGCGCCAGCTTCAGGTACGCCGTCACCTTCGCCGCGGGCGTGCTGCCCACCTGCGTCTCGCGGTCCAGGATGCCGACCAGCTCCTTCACGTTGTCCTGCGCCAGGTACAGCCGCTCCAGCGCGCGAAGCGTGGCGGCATGGGCCGGCGTCAGGCGCAGCACCTCTTGATACGTGTCGATGGCCAGCTCGGGCCGAAGCAGCTGCTCCTCCCAGATGGCCGCCGCCTGGTAGAGGGCGTTGGCGCGCTCCAGCGGGTCGGTGCGGTTGGCGGCTTCGGCGCGCAGCACCTCCACCAGGCTCTCCCACGCGGCCTGCGCGCGGTAGATGCGGGCCAGCGCGCGCAGCGCCGGGAAGTAGCTGGGCGCCAGCATCAGCGCCTCGTTGTACGAGGCGATGGCCTCGTTGTCCTGGTTCAGCCGCTGCTCGTACAGCTCGCCAATCTTGTAGATGAGCGCGGCGGCCTGCTCGGTGGAGGCGGAGCTCTCCGACTCCGCCCGGTACATGTCCACCAGCTTCTCCCACCGGCCATCCTGCGCGTACAGCCGGCCCAGCGCCTTGAGCGCGGGGAGGTAGGACGGGGACAGCGCCAGCACGCGCTCATACGCGGAGATGGCGCCCGCGCGGTCCTTGAGGTTCTCGTCGAGAATCTCCGCGTTGCGGTGCAGCAGCGACAGCACCTGCTTGGTGTCACCCGCGAGCGACGCCTCCAGGTCGTGCGTCTCCAGCAGCTCGCGGAAGCGGCTGGCCCGCTCATAGAGCCGCGCGAGGTTGCGGATGGTGGGCAGGTGGTCCGACGCCAGGTCGAGGATGCGCTTCATGCACTCGATGGCATGGTCCAGGTCGCCCAGGCGGTCCTCGTACACCACCGCCATCTTGTTCAACGTGGTGATGAGCTGATCCCGGTCGCTCGTCTGGAGCAGGTCCTGCTCATACATCGCCACCAGCTCCGCGAAGCGGCCCTGGCGCTCGTAGAGGCGCGTGAGGGCCTTCTGCGCGGGGAGGTAGCCCGGCTGCAACTGGAGGCAGGCGTTGTAGCGGGAGATGGCGTCCTCCTGCCGTCCCAGCCGCTCCTCCAGGATTTCGGCCGCCTTGTACATGCGCGCGGCCTTCTGCTTCGCGTCCTCGGCGGCGGCGACCTCCGCGTCGAAGACGGCGACCAGCCGCTCCCAGTCCTGCATGCGGTAGTACAGCTTGCCCAGGCCCGCCAGCGCGGCCGCGTGGCCGGGAATGCGGGCGACAATGGCTTGATACCGCGCCGCCGCGTCCGACTCGCGCTTGAGGACCTCCTCGTACAGCGCCGCCAGCCGGAGGTTGGTGGCCACCAGCTCGCTCTCGTCGTTGAGCGAGCCCACGCGCGCCAGCAGCACGTCCGACAGCTCCTCGAAGCGGCCTTGCGTCTCGTAGATGCCGGCCAGCTCGCTCAGCACCAGGGGCTCGTTGGGCGACACCTGCCGCGCGGCGAGCAGCGCGGCCAGCGCGTCGTCCTTGCGGTCGTTGCGCTCGTAGACCTTGGCAATCTGCAGGTACGCGGGCGCCGCCTGCGCGCCCAGCGCGGCCGCCTCCGCACCCAGCGCGGCGAGCAGCTCATCCACGCGGCCCTCGCGCTCGGCCAGCCGCTTCATGGCCGCCAGGAGCTGGAGGTCCGACCGGTCCAGCGCGAAGGCCTCACGGAACAGGGCCGCGGCGCCTTCCTTCTGCTTCAGCCGCTCTTCCAGCAGCAGGCCCGCGGCGGTGAGGTAGTGCGCGCGCAGCGAAGGCTGCTGCACGGTGGCGGCGATCAGCCGGTACACCTCCACCAGCGCAAGTGCGTCGTTGCGCGCGGCGTAGACGGACTCGAGCTGGGTGAGGACGACGACGTCCGTGGGCCGGCGCTCCAGGCACTGCTTCAGGCACGCGGCGGACTCCTCGTCCCGCGACAGGCGCTCCTGGAGGATGATGCCCTTCTCGAAGAGCAGCGCGGCCTGATGGCGCGCGTCGTCGGTGGCCGCCAGCTCCGCGTCCATCAACTGGAGCACCATCTGCCAGTTGCCCACGTCCGCGAAGAGCCGGCGGGCGGCGCGGATGTTGACGAGGTAGCGCGGCGCCAGCTTGTACGCGTTCTGGAACGCCACCGCGGCGTTGCGCGGATTCTTGAGCGGCTCCTCCCAGAGCAGGCCCACCTCGTGGAAGAGCAGCGCCGCCGTGTGGGGCTCCGCGGTGCTGAGGGCCTTGGCCTCGCGCTCCAGGGATGCGATGCGCTCGCGCGCTTCATCCTCGGCGCGGGTGTTGGCGGCAGCCGAGGGGGCGGTGGTCGCGGCCTGGGCCTGCGTCTCCGTGACCGGAGCGTTCGGGCTCGCGGGCGCGCCAGACACAGGCAGGGGGGCCACGGGAACAGTGGTCCTCGGGACGTCGTTGCGCTCGCTCATGGAAAGCCGGCTCCGAATGGCCAATGCGGGGGAGGAGGGACTGGCCGTCGCCGGTCGTAACATGCGCTTGGGCGGTCCCTCAACTTCCCGTCTTTCCTGGCGATTTGGGTGCCAGCCACCCCAGGGGACGGACAGGCGAACCCTGCTTTGGAGCAACGCGGCGCCTACCTCCGCCGAGCACGCCACTCATCGCGGCTCTGCCCCCAGCGGTCGACGCGGAGTGTGTCGTGCGGCGGTGGCAGGTGTGCTTGTCCCAGCACGCGCGACCCCAGCCGGAGCGCGACCTGCTGGGACGGGGTGTTCTCCGGCACGATGCAGTGGATGACGTCGGTCCAGCCGAGGTGGTCGAAGGCCCAGTCCATGGTCGCCGCCGTCGCCTCCGTGGCGTAGCCCCGGCCCCAGTGCTCGCGGAGCAGGCCCCAGCCAATCTCCGTTCCAGGCCAGCCCTCCGGCTTCCACGGGCCCACTCGACCCACCCACGCGCCCGTGGACTTCTCCAGCACGGAGAACATCGCGAAGCCCTGGAGCGACCACGAGCCCGCCATCACACACAGGGTGCGCCACGCCATCGAGCGCGGCTGGACCCCTCCGATGAAACGCGCCGACTCCGGGTCGGCCGACAGCGCCGCGAAGCCATCCAGGTCCTCGGCTCGGGGAGGCCGGAGGATGAGACGCTGTGTTTCGAGCACGGGGCCATTGCTTGCCAGGAGCGACATTTCAAACGCCTTCATGTGTGGCATTGAATTCGAACCGCCAGGCGGCCGCGAATGAGACCGCCTGGCGGGGGTGAGGGCATCTCAGTCCTTCTCCCCAGGAGATGTCGTCAAATGACGTCTACCAGATGCGGACGCGCTGCTCGGGAGACAGGAACAGCGTCTGCCCGGGCTGGACATCGAACGCGCCATACCAGGCATCGAGGTTGCGCACGGTGGCGGTGCGGTACGGGCCCGGCGCGTGGCCGTCCGTCATGATGATGCGGCGCAGGTACGGCTCGCGGTACTTGGCGCGCCACACCTGACCGAAGCCGAGGAAGAAGCGCTGGTCACCCGTGTAGCCGTCGATGACAGGCGCGGGCTTTCCGCCCAGGGAGAGCTGGTAGGCGTCATAGGACACCGCCACCCCCGCCATGTCCGCGATGTTCTCGCCCAGCGTCAGCTCGCCATTCACAGACAGGTCCGGCAGCGGGCGGTATTCGTTGTACTGGGCCGCCAGGGCCTTCCCCGCGGCCTGGAACTTCGCTTCGTCCTCCTTCGTCCACCAGTTCTCCAGCTTGCCGCGCGCGTCGAACTTGGCGCCCACGTCGTCGAAGCTGTGGACGATTTCGTGACCGATGACCGCGCCGATGCCGCCGTAGTTGACGGCCGGGTCCGCGTTCGCGTCGAAGAAGGGCGGCTGCAGGATGGCGGCCGGGAAGATGATGGAGTTCTGCTGCGGTGAGTTCAGCGCGTTCACCAGCTGCGGGACCATGTACCACTCCTTCCGGTCCACGGGCTGGCCCAGCTTGGCGACGTTGCGCTGGTACTCGAAGCGGACGGCGCGCTCGGCGTTGCCGTAGGCGTCACCGGCCACGATGTCGAGCCCCGAGTAGTCACGCCACTTCTCCGGGTGGCCGATGCTTGCCTGGAGCGTGCCCACCTTCTCCTTGGCGCGGGTCCGCGTCTCGGGCGACATCCACGTCAGCGCGTCGATGCGCTTCTCGAACGCGGTGATGATGTTGCGGACCATGGCCTCCGCTTCCGCCTTCACCTCCGGCGGGAAGTACTTCGCGACGTAAAGCTTGCCCACCGCCTCGCCCATGGAGAGGTTGGTGGCGTCCACGCCACGCTTCCAGCGCTCCTTCTGGGCGGGCGTTCCGCTCAGCGTCTTGCCGTTGAAGGCGAAGCTCTCGTCAACGAAGGCCTTGGGCAGGTACGGGGCCGCGCGGGCCACCGCGTGGAAGGCCAGGTAGTCCTTCCACGCCTGCAGGGGCTCGCTCTGGGCGAGCTTCGACAGGGCCGTCAGCGCGCTCGGCTGCCAGACGATGACCTGCTCCTGCGTGCCCAGGCCCGCGGCGTCGAAGAACTCCTTCCAGGCGAGGCCGGGCGCGCGCTTCCCGAACTCCGCGCGCGGCCAGGGGTTGTTCGCCTTGGAGATGTCCCGCGTGTCGACCTGCGACACGTGCGCCTGGGCCATCTTCCGCTCCAGGGCGAAGACGCGGCCCGCGCGGGTCTCCACGTCGTCGAAGCCGGCCAGCTTCAGCATGGCCGCGATGTGCGCCTGGTAGCTCTTGCGCAGCTCCGTGAAGCGCGGGTTGTCGACCAGGTAGTAGTCCCGGTCGGGCAGCCACAGGCCGCCTTGCAGCAGGTAGGGGGCGTAACGCGATGGCTCGTTCAGGTCCTCGGCCACCCAGAGGCCGAAGAGACGGTCCGTGGTGACGTCGCCCATGTTGAGCGCGTCCACGTCCGCGCGGAGGGTGGCGCCCAGCACCGTGGCCAGTTGCTTGCGCTGCCCGATGGCGGCGATGCGCTCCAGCTCCGGCTTGAGCGGCGCCACGCCCTTGGCCTCGATGGCCGCCTCATCCATGAAGCTGGCGAAGATGTCGCCCACCTTCCGGGCTTCGCTGCCCTCGGGGGCCTGGCGCTGCGCCTCGATGAGCTCGCGGTTGCGCTGGTCCGCCTGCTCCGCCAGCGTGGTGAACATGTTGTAGCTGGAGCGGTCCGGCGGAATCTCTGTCCGCTTCACCCAGGTGCCGTTGGCGAAGCCGTAGAAGTCGTTGCCCGGCACGATGTCGCGGTCCATGCCCGGGGTGTCGAAGCCGAAGGTCCCATACGTGGGCTTCGGCTTGGACGCGGGCGCCTCGGCGGGCGCCGTGGCGACAGGCGCGGGCGGTTCTGCTTTCTCCGCGGAGGTGGAAGACGCGCAGGAGGTGAGCAGCGCAGTGGTGCACGCGGAGACCAGCACATGCCTGGCGCCGGGGAAACGTCGATGGGGATGTGTCAAGGATTGCTCCTGAAACAGAGGGCTGCGAGCCGAAAACCGGGGATATAGACGGTCTGGCGTGCGAAGGCGCGGACCGAACAACGGATTCGGCGGTTTCATCCCGAGCGGGCGGACCTTTCGCCCGGACCGGCTCCGCCACAGCCGCCGAACGGCCGGGCCGTACCCGAGGGGCGTGTGACGGACGCCTAGGTTTGCAGGGAGCCGGGGCCGCGATGTGTCCGCGCCCCGACATCCAGGAGGCTCCCATGCGGCTGTTGTTCCGAATCACCCCCGTGCTGTTGGGGCTGGCGCTGGCGGCCTGCTCGGGCATCCGCGTCAATACCAACTATGACCCCACGGCCGTCGAGCGCATCGAAGACTTCCGCCGGTACGCCTGGCTGCCGCAGCCCCAGGGCAAGGACGCCCGCGTCTACAACGACATCATCGACGTGCGCGTGCGCATGGCGGTGGACCAGGAGCTGAAGGCTCGTGGCTACCAGAGGGTGGACATGAGCGAGGACCCGGACTTTCTCGTGGGGTGGCAGGGCGCCATCGACACCAAGGTGTCTGTCGACACGGTGGACTCCTTCTATGGCTACCCCTGGGGCCCATACTGGAGCCCCTGGAGTTCCTTCTACGGACCCTACGGCTATCCGTACGGCATGGGGGGCCCGCGCACCTATGTCCGCGAATACGACGTGGGCACGCTCATCCTCGACGGCGTGGATGCCCGGGAGCAGCGGCTGGTCTGGCGCGGCACGGCCCAGGCGGAGCTCCACCGCAACCTGTCGCCCGATGCACTCCAGAAGAAGATCAACGACGCCGTGCACAAGCTGCTGTCGCGCTTCCCGCCCCGCCCGGAAGCGTCCTGAGCCGGCCAGGCAGCCACGCCCACGCGTTTTCGGTTGCGAGCCCCCATGTCGGCCGTCAGTATTAGACCAGTGGTCCAACCATCGGTCTAGGCTGGGTGTTCGATGAACGAGGCGACAGGCTCGAAGCACGCCGAGCAGTGGGCGGCGCATTGGTACGCGGTGGCGCGGTCACCGGCGCTCGGGACGGGACGGCCCTTGGGAATCCAGCGCCTGGGGCGGCGGCTCGTGCTCTGGCGGGACGCCGCGGGCGAGGCCCACTGCGCGGATGCGGCCTGTCCTCACCGGGGCGCGGACCTCGGGCTCGGACGCGTGCGGCAGGGGGCGCTCGAATGCCCCTACCACGGCTTCCGTTACGAGGGTGGCGGCGCCTGTCTGGCCATGCCCTGTGAGGGGCGTGACGCGAAGCCCTCGCGAGGCCTCGCGCTGCGCATGCATCCGGTGCGAGAGGCGCATGGGTTCATCTGGGCGTGGCTGGGGGGCAGGGTGCCCGCGTCCCTTCCTCCGCTGCCCTGGCTCGCAGACGCGCCGGAGCCTGATTCGAGCAGCGCCGCGGTGGAGGAGGTCTGGAACGCACGCTTCACCCGGGTCATGGAGGGGATGATGGACCTCCATCACTTTCCCTTCGCGCACCGGCGTTACGTCCCGCCGGGCTACACGCGGTTGGACCCCTATGAGGTCCACGTGGACGCGGGGGCCATTCGCACCGTCGGCTGGCTGCGCAAGGAGACACGTCCGCCTGGGACGGGGTTCCGTTTCGCCATCGACGTGGGCTACCCGGGCGTCATTCACCTGCGCTTCACGCCCCGGCTGGTCGCCGCCGTCGTCTGCACGCCCGTGGATGCCGAGCACACGTGGATCGCGGCGCGCTTCCGCCAGCAATACGTCCGGCTGCCGGGGCTCCGGTGGCTCGCTGCCCGGCTGGCGATTGCGTTCGAGTTCCGCTTCATCCAGCCGGACGACTACCGGATGGTCCGCTCCAGCCTGCCTCGCTCCGGTGCGCTGACCCACGGCACGCTCATCCGGGCGGACCGTGCCATCGTCGCGTGGCATCAACTGCATCGCGCGGCGCTCGGCGACACTCCTGGCGCATCCTGATAGAAGCGCTGCGTCCAATGCCCCGTCCCCGCGCCAGCAGGCTCGACCCCGAGCGCAGACAGACACTCCTCGCCGTGGCCGCGGAGGAGTTCGCGGAGCACGGCTTCGATGGGGCCTCCTACAACCGCATCCTGGAGCGCGCGGGCTTCTCGAAGGGCGTCGCGTACTACTACTTCGAGGGCAAGGACGACCTTTATGCCGCCGTGCTGGCCCTCACGTTGGACACGCTCGCGCAGCGATTCGGGGCCTGGCAGCGTCCCGCGGACGCGGACGGCTTCTGGCGCACCCTGCGTGAGCGGTACTTCGCGCTGACGACGCACATCGTGAACGACGAGCGCTCGGCCCGGCTTCTCCGGAGCATGTCGCAAGCGCGCACCCATCCGAAGCTCCAGGAGGCGTGGCTGCGCTTCGAAGGGCCGCTGGTGGGGTGGTTCCAACGCGTCCTGGCGGACGGGCGCGCGCTGGGCGCGGTGCGTGGCGATGTGCCGGAGTCCCTGCTGCTGGCATCCCTCATGGGCATCGGACAGGCCACGGATGGGTGGCTGCTCGAACAGTGGGCGCACAGCGGCGTGCCGGCGCTCCAGCGCGGGGCGGAGCAGGTGTTCTCCCTCTTCGAGGACCTGCTGGTCCCCAGGCCCGTGGGCCCGCCTCCCGCGAAGCGGCGCTGAGGCGGACCCTGGCGGGCAGGGCGTCTTGATAGGCGCAGGCCCGGTTCGCGCAGGCCCCCCTGGACGCCGCGGCAGGGCCGGATGCGAAACCTGTTTCCCTGGCGGGCGGGGCCGTCAATCATCTGGCGCATGCCCCCGCCATCATGGACTTCTCCCGTGCCCCGGAACGTGCAGCGACGGGTACGGGCGCTCGTCTTCGTCACGGTGTTCCTGGACCTGGTCGGCTTCGGCCTCATCATCCCGTTGCTGCCGTTCTACGTGGAGTCCATGGGCGGGACGGCCACGACGGCGGGTGTGCTGCTGGCGTTGTTCTCCCTCGCACAACTCGTCGCCTCGCCGGTGCTGGGGCGGCTGTCGGACCGGGTGGGGCGCCGCCCCGTCATCCTGCTGAGCCTGCTGGGCAACGCGATCTCCATGGCCCTGTTCGCGTACTCCACCCACGTCCAATGGCTGCCGTGGTTGTTCGCGTCGCGGCTGCTCGCGGGCGCCACCGCGGGCAACCTGGCGGCGTGTCAGGCGGCGGTGGCGGACGTCACGGACGAGCGAGGGCGGGCCGCGGGCATGGGGCTCGTCGGCGCGGGCATTGGCCTGGGCATGGTGCTGGGGCCCGTCATCGGCAGCTTCCTCCATGTGCATGGCGCCTGGGCGCCACCGCTGGCGGGCGCGGTGATGGCGGCGGCGGCGATGCTCGGCGTGCTCTTCTTCTTTCCGGAGACACACCGCCCGCGGGCGGAGCGGCACGAGGCGCCAGGCCGTCCCCGGGTCCGGCTGTCCGACGTCCTGGCCCGGCCCGGGCTGGGCGCGGTGCTGGCGTTGACGTTCCTGGTGTTCATCGGGATGACGAACCTCCAGGTGTCGCTGGGGCTGCTGGCCCAGGCGCGCTTCGGCTGGGGCGAACAGGAGATCGGGCGGCTCTTCGCGTTGATGGGCCTGGTCACCTTCGTGCTTCAGGCCTTCGTCATCGGCTGGCTGACGCGCCGGGTCCGGGACACGACATTGGTGCTGGTGGGCGCCGCGTGCATGGGGGCCGGGCTCACGTGCATCGCCGCCGCGGGCCACGGTGCCATGTTGGTGCTGGCCATGGTGCTGGTGGGCTCGGGGACGGGCTTGTTGCAGCCGCTGATGGCCAGCCTGGCCTCCGGGTTCGCGGGGAGCGAGTTGCGCGGCGGAGTGCTGGGCGTGGTGCAGTCGGCGGGCGGGCTCGCGCGCGTGGTGGGGCCGGTGTGGAGCGGCTTCCTCTACTCGCGGCTGGGGCCTGGTGCGCCCTTCACCAGTGGGGCGGTGGCGGCGGGCGTCGCGCTGTTGGTGGGAGCTTCGCTCCTGCGGCGGCGCGTTCCGGACGCGCCGCCGCAGTCGAGCTTGAAGGTCTGAGCGCGGGGCCGCTTACAGGCAGTAGCGCGCGAACGTCGGGCTGCTGCACAGGCTCTGGAAGGCCGTCAGGTTGCAGGTGTCGGCGCCGGGACCGACGTTGCACGGATTGCCATGCGGGCTGCCGTAGTCGCTGCAGGTGAACTCGACGCGTTCGCCGAACAGGTAGGTGACGGCCACGGTGTTGTTCGCGTACTGGCCGTTGACGACGCAGCGGTCCAGGTCGCCCGAGTGGTCCACGGTGTAGACGCCGTGGGACAGGAAGCCGGGGCACTCCACCGTGCAACTCGTCGGCGACTCCGGCGGGCGGAAGCCATACATGAAGGTGTTCGGCTGGCCGGTGGTCGCGCCGAACGTCCCCGCGGGCGCGCCGGTGGGGCTCAGCGGGTCTCCGGTGCCGTTCCAATTTCCCTTGGCCAGCGAGTACGTGCTCGCGCCCACGGCGGACAGGGCGTTGAGCGCGTCAGCCTGGTTGCCCGCGGCGCCGTAGAACGTCCGGAAGGAGCGGACCTGTCCGACGGCGAGCGAGCCCAGCCGGAAGTCGAGCTGCGCGCCCAGGTCACCCGGGCCCACGTTGGTGAAGTCACCCGTGCCGCCCATGAGCGAGTAGTTGATGGCCAGCGGGTCCAGTGACACGAAGTTGTTGTCGACCGCGCTCACCACCCAGGGGTTGCCCGCAGTGCCCGC is a genomic window containing:
- a CDS encoding M13 family metallopeptidase; translation: MTHPHRRFPGARHVLVSACTTALLTSCASSTSAEKAEPPAPVATAPAEAPASKPKPTYGTFGFDTPGMDRDIVPGNDFYGFANGTWVKRTEIPPDRSSYNMFTTLAEQADQRNRELIEAQRQAPEGSEARKVGDIFASFMDEAAIEAKGVAPLKPELERIAAIGQRKQLATVLGATLRADVDALNMGDVTTDRLFGLWVAEDLNEPSRYAPYLLQGGLWLPDRDYYLVDNPRFTELRKSYQAHIAAMLKLAGFDDVETRAGRVFALERKMAQAHVSQVDTRDISKANNPWPRAEFGKRAPGLAWKEFFDAAGLGTQEQVIVWQPSALTALSKLAQSEPLQAWKDYLAFHAVARAAPYLPKAFVDESFAFNGKTLSGTPAQKERWKRGVDATNLSMGEAVGKLYVAKYFPPEVKAEAEAMVRNIITAFEKRIDALTWMSPETRTRAKEKVGTLQASIGHPEKWRDYSGLDIVAGDAYGNAERAVRFEYQRNVAKLGQPVDRKEWYMVPQLVNALNSPQQNSIIFPAAILQPPFFDANADPAVNYGGIGAVIGHEIVHSFDDVGAKFDARGKLENWWTKEDEAKFQAAGKALAAQYNEYRPLPDLSVNGELTLGENIADMAGVAVSYDAYQLSLGGKPAPVIDGYTGDQRFFLGFGQVWRAKYREPYLRRIIMTDGHAPGPYRTATVRNLDAWYGAFDVQPGQTLFLSPEQRVRIW
- a CDS encoding aromatic ring-hydroxylating oxygenase subunit alpha; amino-acid sequence: MNEATGSKHAEQWAAHWYAVARSPALGTGRPLGIQRLGRRLVLWRDAAGEAHCADAACPHRGADLGLGRVRQGALECPYHGFRYEGGGACLAMPCEGRDAKPSRGLALRMHPVREAHGFIWAWLGGRVPASLPPLPWLADAPEPDSSSAAVEEVWNARFTRVMEGMMDLHHFPFAHRRYVPPGYTRLDPYEVHVDAGAIRTVGWLRKETRPPGTGFRFAIDVGYPGVIHLRFTPRLVAAVVCTPVDAEHTWIAARFRQQYVRLPGLRWLAARLAIAFEFRFIQPDDYRMVRSSLPRSGALTHGTLIRADRAIVAWHQLHRAALGDTPGAS
- a CDS encoding GNAT family N-acetyltransferase; this translates as MPHMKAFEMSLLASNGPVLETQRLILRPPRAEDLDGFAALSADPESARFIGGVQPRSMAWRTLCVMAGSWSLQGFAMFSVLEKSTGAWVGRVGPWKPEGWPGTEIGWGLLREHWGRGYATEATAATMDWAFDHLGWTDVIHCIVPENTPSQQVALRLGSRVLGQAHLPPPHDTLRVDRWGQSRDEWRARRR
- a CDS encoding MFS transporter, with amino-acid sequence MPRNVQRRVRALVFVTVFLDLVGFGLIIPLLPFYVESMGGTATTAGVLLALFSLAQLVASPVLGRLSDRVGRRPVILLSLLGNAISMALFAYSTHVQWLPWLFASRLLAGATAGNLAACQAAVADVTDERGRAAGMGLVGAGIGLGMVLGPVIGSFLHVHGAWAPPLAGAVMAAAAMLGVLFFFPETHRPRAERHEAPGRPRVRLSDVLARPGLGAVLALTFLVFIGMTNLQVSLGLLAQARFGWGEQEIGRLFALMGLVTFVLQAFVIGWLTRRVRDTTLVLVGAACMGAGLTCIAAAGHGAMLVLAMVLVGSGTGLLQPLMASLASGFAGSELRGGVLGVVQSAGGLARVVGPVWSGFLYSRLGPGAPFTSGAVAAGVALLVGASLLRRRVPDAPPQSSLKV
- a CDS encoding tetratricopeptide repeat protein, giving the protein MSERNDVPRTTVPVAPLPVSGAPASPNAPVTETQAQAATTAPSAAANTRAEDEARERIASLEREAKALSTAEPHTAALLFHEVGLLWEEPLKNPRNAAVAFQNAYKLAPRYLVNIRAARRLFADVGNWQMVLQLMDAELAATDDARHQAALLFEKGIILQERLSRDEESAACLKQCLERRPTDVVVLTQLESVYAARNDALALVEVYRLIAATVQQPSLRAHYLTAAGLLLEERLKQKEGAAALFREAFALDRSDLQLLAAMKRLAEREGRVDELLAALGAEAAALGAQAAPAYLQIAKVYERNDRKDDALAALLAARQVSPNEPLVLSELAGIYETQGRFEELSDVLLARVGSLNDESELVATNLRLAALYEEVLKRESDAAARYQAIVARIPGHAAALAGLGKLYYRMQDWERLVAVFDAEVAAAEDAKQKAARMYKAAEILEERLGRQEDAISRYNACLQLQPGYLPAQKALTRLYERQGRFAELVAMYEQDLLQTSDRDQLITTLNKMAVVYEDRLGDLDHAIECMKRILDLASDHLPTIRNLARLYERASRFRELLETHDLEASLAGDTKQVLSLLHRNAEILDENLKDRAGAISAYERVLALSPSYLPALKALGRLYAQDGRWEKLVDMYRAESESSASTEQAAALIYKIGELYEQRLNQDNEAIASYNEALMLAPSYFPALRALARIYRAQAAWESLVEVLRAEAANRTDPLERANALYQAAAIWEEQLLRPELAIDTYQEVLRLTPAHAATLRALERLYLAQDNVKELVGILDRETQVGSTPAAKVTAYLKLARLYLDRFQEPSRAAQCCEAVLTLDAGNLTALTLLERIRASDRPRRAELRQRIADRVNDPRLAMALRLSAAVDLDKSPAEGTLEAYKRAFEADPGDARLAFVLERGLRQAGDAAGLARLYTMRLASAQDADEALEMLLRTAELADTRFNDLERAAALYRQALELQPQCLPAMQGARRVALKRGDFAGARAALEAEAQVSRDPRGAIEALIGAAKLAVGRLNDADGATALYRQALEKDPLHAGAQAGLEELLAQRGGSADLAALQERRAEAKLAQRDGLAAATAFVSAARLHHTALNDRARALALLEKALSAQPGHPEALELRGALLLEAQQYPEAAAMLSQRVQLGGDPRVLAQFHMTLGNLYASHLNDPSRAAAHYQTVLATLPRHLEALERLAGLHTQARNWAGAVDCLHKLLQQELPPEPRARFTLELARTYDEGLGDAGAATPLYRRALELSPGNPALVDRLVVLYERARNLPELAQLLEAQAAGQLAVEPKRAATLRMRAADLYAGPLSEPARATALYRQVVDGDGTNLQARAVLAELYARDSSSVPMAIEEHRQILRQDPTRVDSLHALFKLWEGLKQLDKAFCAAAALHFLRSANEVELAFYMEARTRLAQEAREALTQTDVDSVLMHPGARGPLLEVLRAMGEHLEKVYPPNFEIVGVNPKADRLKPDSAVYKAIRAVAQVFGVETFEAYQARRGLTVLETTEPMSVCIGQDVVRRFNAREQKFLLGRAALGLLNKTAVLEKLSQGETADLFGSAIRLHAPQFGALGRRNDESVKQLKRAFPRKALKALEMPAMSLGDAQKVDLAPWLEALDYSADRAGLLMCGDVAVGLGMVLREDPNFAGARLDTPEPMIQAVREGERLRTILAWTFTDDFFRLRQRLGLGL
- a CDS encoding DUF4136 domain-containing protein, with protein sequence MRLLFRITPVLLGLALAACSGIRVNTNYDPTAVERIEDFRRYAWLPQPQGKDARVYNDIIDVRVRMAVDQELKARGYQRVDMSEDPDFLVGWQGAIDTKVSVDTVDSFYGYPWGPYWSPWSSFYGPYGYPYGMGGPRTYVREYDVGTLILDGVDAREQRLVWRGTAQAELHRNLSPDALQKKINDAVHKLLSRFPPRPEAS
- a CDS encoding TetR/AcrR family transcriptional regulator; this encodes MPRPRASRLDPERRQTLLAVAAEEFAEHGFDGASYNRILERAGFSKGVAYYYFEGKDDLYAAVLALTLDTLAQRFGAWQRPADADGFWRTLRERYFALTTHIVNDERSARLLRSMSQARTHPKLQEAWLRFEGPLVGWFQRVLADGRALGAVRGDVPESLLLASLMGIGQATDGWLLEQWAHSGVPALQRGAEQVFSLFEDLLVPRPVGPPPAKRR